A window of Coprothermobacter sp. contains these coding sequences:
- a CDS encoding fructose-bisphosphate aldolase class I, which produces MYERELKETARALVAPHKGILAADESVGTIGKRFAKLGIPSTAETHRAYRDMLFTTPGIEEFIAGVILYDETIRQESLGGTLFPRLLAEKAVIPGIKVDTGAVELALHPGEKVTQGLDGLRERLAEYRSMGARFTKWRAVITIGTGIPSKACVSANAQDLARYAALAQEAGLVPIVEPEVLMDGDHDQERCEFVTSGVLRSVFKELARQGVLLEGMLLKPSMTVSGKSCSHQAGVQDVAEATVRTLRRTVPAAVPGIVFLSGGQSSELATAHLNAMNKLGPHPWELSYSYGRALQEPALTIWHGEQANVAAAQAAFYHRGKCNSAARTGSYTPELERQQQ; this is translated from the coding sequence TTGTACGAACGTGAATTGAAGGAGACGGCAAGAGCTCTGGTGGCGCCGCACAAGGGAATCCTGGCGGCTGACGAGAGTGTTGGGACGATCGGCAAGAGATTTGCGAAGTTGGGCATTCCGTCGACGGCCGAGACGCATCGCGCCTATCGAGACATGCTGTTTACGACGCCCGGTATCGAGGAATTCATTGCGGGCGTCATCTTGTATGACGAAACGATTCGCCAGGAGTCTCTGGGTGGAACGCTATTTCCCAGGCTGCTGGCCGAGAAGGCTGTTATCCCTGGCATCAAGGTCGACACGGGAGCGGTTGAGCTGGCGCTTCACCCCGGTGAGAAGGTCACACAGGGACTGGATGGACTCCGCGAACGGCTGGCCGAGTACCGGTCGATGGGCGCACGGTTCACCAAGTGGCGTGCCGTCATCACGATTGGAACGGGTATCCCAAGCAAGGCATGTGTCAGTGCCAACGCCCAGGACCTTGCGCGCTATGCGGCCCTGGCACAGGAAGCTGGACTTGTTCCGATCGTCGAACCCGAGGTCCTCATGGACGGTGATCATGACCAGGAACGGTGCGAGTTTGTCACCTCGGGCGTCCTGAGGTCTGTCTTCAAGGAGCTTGCCCGGCAAGGGGTCCTGCTCGAGGGCATGTTGCTCAAGCCGAGCATGACAGTCTCCGGCAAGTCCTGCTCACATCAAGCGGGGGTCCAGGACGTGGCCGAGGCGACCGTGCGCACACTACGCCGTACTGTCCCGGCAGCTGTCCCGGGCATCGTTTTCCTGTCGGGCGGGCAGTCGTCCGAACTGGCGACCGCTCATCTCAATGCGATGAACAAGCTGGGACCGCACCCGTGGGAACTCAGCTACTCGTACGGACGGGCACTGCAGGAGCCCGCACTCACCATCTGGCACGGTGAGCAGGCAAATGTGGCGGCGGCGCAGGCGGCCTTCTATCATCGAGGCAAGTGCAACAGCGCTGCACGGACCGGTTCGTACACGCCCGAGCTCGAGCGCCAGCAGCAGTAG
- a CDS encoding MFS transporter, translated as MRHRRSNRWAVLAVLVLFTLLHQADRLLVGPLTSSIMASFSIDEGQMGAVVSGALIVGGLLFPVWGYLFDRFSRARLIALAATIWGATTWLAALAPTFGWFVVARAATGVDDASTPGVYSLLADTFEPRMRGRVYALLKTAMPGGYVLGAVLATTLAPLIGWRWIFVVTGGAGLIVAMLVALVVKDVARGATEPELAGAPVVAARFSWAVARSLLRRRTLVALYAQGFFAIVPINVVTFWFFRYLETERGYTGTASLSVAALTVLGLGVGFPLGGVLGDKMFRRMPQGRLLVGMATLPGSVLLCAALLTATTQPVLFALLAATGAFLTSFAAPNIGATISDVSLPEVRSTALAMQGLVETTGAALAPFLAGLVASRASLGTAFLVVVAGAVTCWTPFYLIALASISRDLDQTRSQLRARSGF; from the coding sequence ATGAGGCACCGTCGTTCCAACAGATGGGCCGTACTGGCAGTACTGGTCCTCTTCACACTGCTTCATCAGGCAGACCGGCTGCTCGTCGGCCCGCTGACAAGTTCCATCATGGCCTCCTTCAGCATCGATGAGGGGCAGATGGGTGCGGTAGTCTCCGGGGCACTTATTGTCGGCGGTCTGCTTTTCCCGGTCTGGGGATATCTCTTTGACCGGTTTTCGCGGGCGCGACTCATTGCACTTGCTGCGACTATCTGGGGTGCAACAACCTGGCTCGCGGCGCTCGCTCCCACCTTCGGCTGGTTCGTTGTGGCACGGGCGGCCACCGGTGTGGATGACGCCAGTACGCCCGGTGTCTACAGCTTGCTTGCCGACACGTTCGAGCCACGCATGCGGGGGAGGGTGTATGCTCTGCTCAAGACGGCGATGCCGGGCGGGTATGTTCTTGGCGCAGTCCTGGCGACGACCCTCGCTCCGCTCATCGGCTGGAGGTGGATCTTCGTCGTGACGGGAGGAGCGGGCCTGATCGTTGCCATGCTCGTCGCGCTTGTGGTCAAGGACGTCGCACGGGGAGCGACAGAGCCGGAGCTTGCAGGGGCGCCGGTCGTGGCGGCACGATTTAGCTGGGCGGTCGCGCGCAGCCTGCTGCGGCGGAGGACCCTCGTGGCACTGTATGCCCAGGGGTTCTTCGCCATTGTGCCCATCAACGTCGTGACATTCTGGTTCTTTCGGTATCTCGAGACTGAACGGGGCTACACCGGCACAGCGTCGCTCTCAGTGGCGGCCCTTACAGTCCTGGGGCTCGGTGTGGGATTCCCACTGGGAGGAGTGCTCGGTGACAAGATGTTCCGGAGGATGCCCCAGGGCCGTCTCCTTGTAGGCATGGCAACGCTCCCAGGGTCTGTTCTGCTGTGCGCTGCCCTTCTCACGGCGACAACGCAGCCGGTCCTGTTTGCCTTGCTGGCGGCGACCGGAGCCTTCCTGACTTCGTTTGCAGCTCCGAACATAGGGGCGACGATCAGTGACGTGAGCCTGCCGGAGGTTCGGAGCACCGCTCTTGCGATGCAGGGCCTGGTCGAGACGACCGGAGCGGCCCTGGCGCCGTTTCTGGCTGGGCTTGTGGCCTCTCGGGCGAGCCTGGGCACGGCATTCCTCGTGGTCGTCGCGGGCGCCGTGACGTGCTGGACGCCTTTCTACCTGATTGCGCTTGCGAGCATTTCCCGCGATCTAGATCAGACGCGCTCGCAGCTGCGAGCCAGGTCCGGGTTCTGA
- the lpdA gene encoding dihydrolipoyl dehydrogenase, producing the protein MVDVFIIGGGPGGYVAAIKAAQLGLSVALAEEADMGGTCTNWGCIPTKTMLASSKLLTRMREARKFGLTAEGVGADFGAIMTRKDQVVVRLRKGIEYLMKKNNIQVYASRATLHDATHVCIGATGEVVEAKNVIIATGSSPIRFPPFTDPGIWTSDDVFRNREQPKELVVIGGGVIGVEMATFFSAVGTKVTIVELMPHILPAEDEDVALALTATLKKRGITIITGAKTQSVTPADAGYTLILDVNGSTQEVHGDHVLLSIGRRSNVGPELEPLGVTLSKKGIVVDDHMHTSVPGVYAVGDVKGTYMLAHVAEKEGVVAAENIAGHDAHMVYTAVPSVIFTDPEISVVGKREYELKAEGIPYKAGTFPVSASGKARTMEESIGFAKVLAHAETHEVLGISLYCAEATDLVMESVLAVQFGMTAEQLLQAIHPHPTMTEMIMEAAEGSIGLPLQL; encoded by the coding sequence ATGGTGGACGTGTTCATTATCGGTGGTGGACCTGGAGGGTACGTCGCAGCAATCAAGGCGGCTCAGCTGGGTCTGTCGGTCGCGCTGGCGGAAGAGGCCGACATGGGCGGTACGTGCACCAACTGGGGCTGCATCCCCACCAAGACGATGCTTGCCAGCAGCAAGCTGCTGACGCGCATGCGGGAGGCCCGCAAGTTCGGACTGACGGCCGAGGGCGTCGGAGCCGACTTCGGCGCCATCATGACGCGCAAGGACCAGGTCGTCGTGCGCCTGCGTAAGGGAATCGAATACCTGATGAAGAAGAACAACATCCAAGTCTATGCCAGCCGGGCGACCCTGCACGATGCGACACACGTCTGTATCGGCGCGACCGGTGAAGTTGTCGAAGCGAAAAACGTCATCATCGCGACCGGCAGCTCCCCCATCAGGTTTCCTCCCTTCACCGATCCGGGCATCTGGACCAGTGATGACGTCTTCCGCAACAGGGAGCAGCCGAAGGAACTCGTTGTTATCGGGGGCGGCGTTATCGGCGTCGAGATGGCGACATTCTTCAGCGCCGTCGGGACGAAGGTCACGATCGTCGAGCTGATGCCACATATCCTGCCTGCCGAGGATGAGGACGTGGCCCTGGCCCTCACTGCCACCCTCAAGAAGCGAGGCATCACGATCATCACCGGGGCGAAGACCCAGTCGGTCACCCCTGCGGATGCCGGTTACACCCTGATACTCGACGTGAACGGCAGCACACAGGAAGTCCACGGCGACCACGTTCTACTGTCCATCGGACGCCGTTCGAATGTCGGCCCCGAACTCGAGCCGCTGGGCGTAACACTCTCGAAGAAGGGGATCGTCGTCGACGATCACATGCACACCAGTGTCCCCGGCGTGTACGCTGTCGGTGACGTAAAGGGGACCTACATGCTGGCACACGTCGCCGAGAAAGAAGGGGTCGTCGCGGCCGAGAACATCGCCGGGCACGACGCTCACATGGTCTACACGGCTGTCCCTTCGGTCATCTTCACCGACCCGGAGATCAGTGTGGTGGGCAAGAGGGAATACGAGCTCAAGGCAGAAGGGATCCCCTACAAGGCGGGGACATTCCCCGTCAGCGCCAGCGGCAAGGCGCGGACGATGGAAGAAAGCATCGGCTTCGCCAAGGTCCTGGCACATGCCGAAACCCACGAGGTCCTGGGAATCTCCCTCTACTGCGCCGAAGCCACCGACCTGGTCATGGAATCGGTCCTGGCCGTACAGTTCGGCATGACGGCGGAACAGCTGCTACAAGCGATTCACCCGCATCCGACGATGACTGAGATGATCATGGAGGCCGCCGAAGGTTCGATCGGACTACCCCTGCAATTGTGA
- a CDS encoding ferredoxin-NADP reductase encodes MNTICRREELGRNVVRYVVDAPLVAMHRKPGQFVIIRVTDHGERIPLTIADANPEMGTISLIVQSVGKTTREMAMLRPGNAIHDIVGPLGKPTHIQRFGTVLCVGGGIGTAPLYPIAKGMKEAHNRVITVLGARTHDLLILEDDLRAVSDELIVTTDDGSYGTKGLVTDAIRSLVNGGTHIDQAVVIGPPLMMKFTSLLTKELGIPTMASLNPIMIDGTGMCGGCRVTVGGEMKFACVDGPEFDAHKVDWDSMIRRLGTYHTAEQEAAERYDHECRVGLDAGEAR; translated from the coding sequence ATGAATACGATCTGCAGAAGAGAAGAGCTCGGACGCAACGTCGTCCGCTATGTCGTCGACGCGCCACTGGTTGCGATGCACAGGAAGCCTGGACAGTTTGTCATCATCCGCGTGACGGACCACGGTGAGCGGATTCCGCTGACGATTGCCGATGCAAACCCCGAGATGGGGACCATTTCCCTGATCGTCCAGTCCGTCGGCAAGACCACGCGTGAGATGGCCATGCTCAGACCCGGGAATGCCATCCACGACATTGTTGGCCCACTGGGCAAACCAACGCATATCCAGCGGTTCGGGACCGTGCTGTGCGTTGGCGGCGGCATCGGGACAGCTCCTCTCTACCCTATCGCGAAGGGCATGAAAGAAGCCCACAACCGTGTCATCACGGTCCTCGGAGCCAGGACGCACGACCTGCTCATTCTCGAAGACGACCTGCGCGCTGTGAGCGATGAGCTCATCGTCACCACCGACGACGGGTCGTATGGCACCAAGGGACTCGTGACCGACGCGATCCGCTCTCTCGTGAACGGCGGGACGCACATCGACCAGGCTGTCGTCATCGGCCCCCCTCTCATGATGAAGTTCACGTCTCTGCTCACCAAGGAACTCGGCATCCCCACGATGGCCTCCCTGAACCCCATCATGATCGACGGGACCGGCATGTGCGGCGGATGTCGTGTCACGGTGGGCGGCGAGATGAAGTTCGCCTGCGTGGACGGCCCAGAGTTCGATGCACACAAGGTAGACTGGGACAGCATGATCCGTCGTCTCGGGACCTACCACACAGCGGAGCAGGAGGCAGCTGAACGCTATGACCACGAATGCCGCGTCGGCCTGGACGCCGGGGAGGCCCGATGA
- the gltA gene encoding glutamate synthase (NADPH), homotetrameric, with protein sequence MNAADRLKLPPVVMPEQDPAERVHNVREVPLGFTPAMALQEAQRCLHCTSQPCVEGCPVGVRIPDFIQAIESGDYIAGIGIIKQTNLLPAVCGRVCPQEEQCQKSCTVGKAHRDVGKAVQIGKLERFLADWERENNAAIIPQIPPSTGKRVAVIGSGPAGLTVAGDLIKLGHAVTVFEALHMPGGVLGYGIPEFRLPKKIVYAEVAYLTRLGVDFHYNTVIGKSLTVDEVRRDYDAVFIGSGAGLPNFLGIPGESLLGVYSANEYLTRANLMHAYDENSDTPILHGKSVAVLGGGNVAMDSARTALRLGALRAMVIYRRSEEEMPARKEEYHHAIQEGIEFHFLQNPLEILGNSEGWVTGLTLQKMQLGELDASGRRRPLPIAGQIGNIPADVVVVAIGNNPNPLIPAALPSLQMNRHGGIITDEETMETSVPGVFAGGDIVLGAATVILAMGQGRKAARAIHTLLTRTTETARG encoded by the coding sequence ATGAACGCTGCCGATCGACTGAAGCTGCCGCCTGTCGTCATGCCCGAGCAGGACCCCGCCGAACGCGTCCACAACGTCCGCGAGGTGCCACTGGGGTTCACCCCCGCAATGGCGTTGCAGGAAGCGCAGCGCTGCCTTCATTGCACCAGCCAGCCCTGTGTCGAGGGTTGCCCCGTCGGCGTGCGCATCCCCGACTTCATTCAGGCCATCGAGTCCGGCGACTACATCGCCGGGATCGGAATCATCAAGCAGACCAACCTGCTGCCTGCCGTCTGTGGGCGCGTCTGCCCCCAGGAAGAGCAGTGTCAGAAGAGCTGCACCGTAGGCAAGGCGCACCGGGATGTCGGAAAGGCTGTGCAGATCGGCAAGCTGGAACGATTCCTGGCCGACTGGGAACGAGAGAACAACGCAGCAATCATCCCTCAGATTCCACCCTCGACCGGCAAGCGCGTAGCCGTCATCGGCAGCGGTCCCGCAGGCCTCACCGTAGCCGGCGACCTCATCAAGCTGGGTCACGCTGTCACCGTGTTCGAAGCGCTGCACATGCCGGGAGGCGTCCTGGGATATGGCATTCCCGAGTTCCGTCTGCCCAAGAAGATCGTCTATGCGGAGGTTGCCTACCTGACCAGACTCGGCGTCGATTTCCACTACAACACGGTCATCGGTAAGTCCCTCACGGTCGACGAGGTGCGCAGGGACTACGACGCCGTGTTCATCGGAAGTGGCGCCGGGCTTCCCAATTTCCTGGGCATCCCGGGCGAGAGTCTGCTTGGCGTGTACTCCGCCAACGAGTATCTGACGCGCGCCAACCTCATGCACGCCTACGACGAGAACTCCGACACCCCCATCCTGCACGGCAAATCAGTGGCGGTCCTGGGCGGCGGCAATGTCGCCATGGACTCGGCCCGGACGGCACTGCGGCTGGGAGCCCTAAGGGCCATGGTCATCTATCGACGCTCGGAGGAGGAAATGCCCGCCCGCAAAGAGGAATATCACCATGCGATCCAGGAGGGAATCGAGTTCCATTTCCTCCAGAACCCCCTGGAGATCCTCGGCAATAGTGAGGGATGGGTCACCGGCCTGACTCTGCAGAAGATGCAGCTCGGGGAACTGGACGCATCCGGTCGCAGGCGGCCGCTGCCGATTGCCGGCCAGATCGGCAATATCCCTGCGGACGTCGTCGTCGTGGCGATCGGCAACAACCCCAACCCGCTGATCCCCGCCGCTCTCCCGAGTCTGCAGATGAACAGGCACGGGGGCATCATCACTGACGAAGAAACCATGGAGACGTCGGTCCCGGGAGTCTTTGCAGGTGGCGACATCGTGCTGGGCGCTGCGACAGTCATCTTGGCCATGGGCCAGGGCCGCAAGGCCGCACGTGCCATCCACACCTTGCTCACGAGAACCACCGAGACGGCCAGGGGCTAG
- a CDS encoding ubiquinone biosynthesis protein UbiE codes for MADDALFDSMADTYDSWYMTPLGAYEDELESALVFKHVGVVRGKTVLDVGCGTGLYSIRLSEGGADVTAVDISPKMIEIARRKAQDRGQYIWYDQADMLKLPYENRTFDMVVSITALEFAADPLMALMEMARVLRPGGKLVVGVLNNDSPWADARREHAKREESIYGAAHFFSSSDLRLLIHRTGTFGALTMESCIHTLPDEDAFLDSTASRREFFGRMFRPLTGAFLVGTARKR; via the coding sequence ATGGCAGACGACGCGTTGTTCGACAGCATGGCTGATACTTACGATAGCTGGTACATGACACCCCTGGGCGCCTATGAAGATGAGCTCGAAAGCGCTCTGGTCTTCAAGCATGTGGGCGTCGTGCGGGGCAAGACCGTCCTGGACGTGGGATGCGGCACCGGACTGTACAGTATTCGGTTGTCCGAAGGCGGCGCCGACGTCACTGCCGTAGACATCTCCCCCAAGATGATCGAGATAGCGCGCCGCAAGGCCCAGGACCGTGGCCAGTACATCTGGTACGATCAGGCTGACATGCTCAAGCTCCCCTACGAAAACAGGACCTTCGACATGGTTGTGTCGATTACCGCGCTCGAGTTTGCCGCGGACCCACTGATGGCTCTCATGGAAATGGCCCGGGTACTACGACCGGGGGGCAAGCTGGTCGTCGGCGTCCTCAACAACGATTCTCCATGGGCCGATGCTCGCCGTGAACACGCCAAACGTGAAGAGTCTATCTACGGGGCGGCCCATTTCTTCTCGTCGTCCGACCTGCGCTTGCTGATCCACCGCACGGGCACTTTTGGGGCCCTGACGATGGAAAGCTGCATCCACACACTTCCCGACGAGGACGCGTTCCTGGACAGCACCGCCTCGCGACGGGAGTTCTTCGGCCGCATGTTCAGGCCGCTGACCGGTGCGTTCCTGGTTGGCACGGCGCGCAAGCGCTAA